One genomic segment of Candidatus Saccharimonas sp. includes these proteins:
- a CDS encoding RNA methyltransferase — MKKISSSRNPLVKKLVQLSNKQSFRNKQGLTIIEGVHLVSEWLKAFGSPEICVVSSSSKSFEVEQVIKKCEELGVEIVELESNIYTKISPVIEGVGILFVVKISTFQDVDFRKDTIFLEKIQDPGNLGTILRSAVGFGVEQIICSKGTVSAWSPKVLRSGMGAHFKLKIFENQDLNLLVDKMQVPVFATSLRAKKSIYDEDFTTKTAWIFGNEGSGVSSELLSKIENQVMIPQVGEIESLNVAMAATVCLAEQSRQRLKHEHLGEI; from the coding sequence ATGAAAAAAATTAGTTCATCGCGAAACCCTTTGGTTAAAAAACTTGTTCAACTTTCGAATAAACAAAGCTTTCGAAACAAACAGGGGTTAACTATTATTGAGGGGGTTCATTTGGTTAGCGAATGGCTTAAAGCTTTTGGCTCACCGGAGATTTGCGTTGTTTCAAGTTCTTCTAAAAGTTTTGAGGTTGAGCAAGTGATTAAAAAATGCGAAGAACTTGGTGTTGAAATTGTTGAGCTTGAGTCGAATATTTATACCAAAATTAGCCCCGTAATTGAAGGCGTTGGAATACTTTTTGTTGTAAAAATATCAACTTTTCAAGATGTTGACTTTCGAAAAGATACGATTTTTCTTGAAAAGATTCAAGATCCGGGTAATCTTGGCACAATTTTGCGTAGTGCAGTTGGTTTTGGCGTTGAACAAATTATTTGCTCGAAAGGGACTGTTTCGGCCTGGTCACCGAAAGTGTTACGATCTGGAATGGGAGCACATTTTAAACTAAAAATTTTTGAAAACCAAGATTTAAATTTATTAGTTGATAAAATGCAAGTTCCAGTTTTTGCTACAAGTTTGAGAGCTAAAAAATCAATTTACGATGAGGATTTTACAACAAAAACGGCTTGGATTTTTGGTAACGAAGGTTCTGGTGTTTCTAGTGAGCTACTTTCGAAAATTGAAAATCAAGTAATGATTCCGCAGGTTGGCGAAATTGAAAGCTTAAATGTAGCAATGGCCGCTACAGTCTGTTTGGCAGAACAATCTAGACAAAGGTTGAAGCATGAGCATCTTGGCGAAATCTAA
- a CDS encoding CYTH domain-containing protein, producing the protein MKKVIVKAKIKNKVDFIKRITDTGHDFGRVVFQNDRVFLPRGFQPSRNLPKLMIRTEIIDPKRKPWYQLIQKRHIDAENVDLIHETPVLNYSETAHIVQQLGFEMKVEVLRNRQKLQVEDTTFFLDDVEGLGTFIKLEREVKKGDNPDGIRQELWDVLEVLGIDRTAYSPENYTAQLLRKKKAKK; encoded by the coding sequence ATGAAGAAAGTTATCGTAAAGGCAAAAATTAAAAATAAGGTTGATTTTATCAAAAGAATAACGGATACGGGGCATGATTTTGGGCGAGTTGTTTTTCAGAATGATCGCGTATTTTTACCACGAGGTTTTCAGCCAAGTAGAAATTTACCAAAGTTGATGATTAGAACAGAGATTATTGATCCAAAACGCAAACCTTGGTATCAGCTGATTCAAAAGCGTCATATTGATGCTGAAAATGTTGATTTAATTCATGAAACGCCGGTTTTAAATTATTCTGAAACAGCGCATATTGTTCAGCAGCTTGGCTTTGAAATGAAAGTTGAGGTGCTTCGAAATCGCCAGAAACTTCAGGTTGAAGACACTACTTTCTTTTTAGACGATGTTGAAGGATTGGGAACTTTCATTAAACTTGAACGAGAGGTGAAAAAAGGTGATAATCCAGATGGAATTCGCCAAGAATTGTGGGATGTTCTAGAAGTTCTAGGAATCGACAGAACCGCATACTCACCAGAAAACTATACAGCGCAACTTCTTCGAAAGAAAAAAGCTAAAAAATAA
- the prfB gene encoding peptide chain release factor 2, protein MDKLKARVGEILNELEKASLKLNLESKKNQISDLEVEISNPEIWLNPKTAQEKVKKLADLNKEIHPWLVLKTQVKDILELINLSDDELLEEFEAQILQFENDFEELKKQLLFDGEFDSGDAIVRITAGVGGTDAQDFAEMLERMYLRWAEKNKLKTEQIERSIGEEAGIKTSVFEIQGLYAYGKMRSENGVHRLVRISPFNSGGTRETSFALVEVLPKIDTPEHVEITEKDLRVDVYRSGGKGGQGVNTTDSAVRITHIPTGTVVAIQNERSQTQNKETAMNILRGKLVQMKMEQHAQNLSELQAGKSADWGTQIRNYVLNPYKIVKDTRTKYEEKDVEKVLNGEIDGFIFAFLESSKE, encoded by the coding sequence ATGGATAAGCTGAAAGCTCGTGTTGGCGAAATTTTAAATGAGCTTGAAAAAGCGAGCTTGAAGCTTAATCTTGAAAGCAAAAAAAATCAAATCTCAGATTTAGAGGTTGAAATTTCGAATCCAGAAATTTGGCTAAACCCTAAAACTGCACAAGAAAAAGTTAAAAAACTTGCTGATTTAAACAAGGAAATCCACCCTTGGTTGGTTTTAAAAACGCAAGTTAAAGACATTCTAGAATTAATAAATCTTAGCGACGATGAGCTTCTTGAAGAGTTTGAAGCTCAAATTTTGCAATTCGAAAATGATTTCGAAGAGCTAAAAAAACAGCTTTTATTTGATGGAGAATTTGACAGCGGTGATGCGATCGTTCGAATTACGGCTGGTGTTGGCGGAACTGATGCGCAAGATTTTGCTGAAATGTTGGAGCGGATGTACTTGCGTTGGGCTGAAAAAAATAAACTCAAAACCGAGCAAATTGAGCGAAGTATTGGTGAAGAAGCTGGAATTAAAACTAGTGTTTTCGAAATTCAAGGTCTTTATGCTTATGGTAAAATGCGAAGTGAAAATGGTGTGCATCGTTTGGTGCGAATTTCGCCGTTTAACAGTGGTGGAACTCGTGAAACGTCTTTTGCCTTAGTTGAAGTTTTGCCAAAAATTGATACGCCAGAACATGTTGAAATTACTGAAAAAGACCTTCGAGTTGATGTTTATCGTTCTGGCGGAAAGGGCGGGCAAGGTGTAAATACAACTGATTCGGCTGTACGAATTACACATATTCCAACTGGTACGGTTGTGGCAATTCAGAATGAGCGCTCGCAAACGCAAAATAAAGAAACCGCAATGAATATTTTGCGCGGAAAGCTCGTGCAAATGAAAATGGAACAGCACGCACAGAATTTGAGTGAGCTTCAAGCTGGAAAATCTGCTGATTGGGGCACGCAAATTCGAAATTATGTTCTAAACCCCTATAAAATAGTTAAAGACACACGAACCAAATATGAAGAAAAAGATGTTGAAAAGGTCTTAAATGGCGAAATTGACGGATTTATCTTTGCATTTTTAGAAAGTTCGAAAGAATAA
- a CDS encoding response regulator encodes MKKILIIEDNTILADNFEIILRSNFLISKVNSAQKAILEIDRSLPDLIFLDILLEGHSAFALLNELQSYADTAKIPVVICSDLASEIDFESLKLFNVRHIFDKSQVSPKEIRTKIKEILDE; translated from the coding sequence GTGAAAAAAATTTTAATTATTGAAGATAATACAATCTTGGCAGATAATTTTGAAATAATTTTGCGTTCAAATTTTTTAATTTCAAAAGTTAATTCTGCGCAAAAAGCAATCTTAGAGATTGATAGAAGTTTACCAGACTTAATTTTTCTCGATATTTTGCTTGAAGGGCATTCTGCTTTTGCTCTTTTAAATGAATTACAGAGCTATGCCGATACGGCAAAAATTCCAGTGGTGATTTGCTCAGACTTAGCAAGTGAAATAGATTTCGAAAGTTTAAAATTGTTCAATGTTCGCCATATTTTTGATAAATCTCAGGTTTCACCAAAAGAAATTCGCACAAAAATCAAGGAGATTTTAGATGAATAA
- the recO gene encoding DNA repair protein RecO, giving the protein MNNSRKKTLAIVLRRTDFGEADRIVNLLTPNGKQVAIARGVRKPKSKLAGGIEFFSLNEVVLIEGKSEMKTLSSARMCEFFGEILKDFERTDFAYQAIKKVSNLCEHIESVEFFEILLKVFRSLNDFGISLDLVRKWFILKIAEFSGDEINLETDKNGKKLQENLRYDFDFYDKVFVESFSGKFDANDIKFLRLMVSSEPKVVSKIKGCDIFLNKIEEIIPRF; this is encoded by the coding sequence ATGAATAATTCACGCAAAAAAACTCTGGCTATAGTTTTGCGGCGAACTGATTTTGGCGAGGCCGACCGGATTGTAAATTTATTAACTCCAAATGGTAAACAGGTGGCAATTGCGCGTGGCGTTCGAAAACCAAAATCAAAGCTTGCTGGTGGAATTGAGTTTTTTTCGCTAAATGAAGTGGTTTTAATTGAAGGAAAAAGCGAAATGAAAACGCTTTCTTCAGCGAGAATGTGCGAGTTTTTTGGTGAAATTTTAAAAGATTTTGAAAGAACTGATTTTGCCTACCAAGCAATTAAAAAGGTTTCGAATCTTTGCGAACATATTGAATCGGTTGAATTTTTCGAAATTTTGTTAAAAGTCTTTCGCAGTTTGAATGATTTTGGAATCAGCTTAGATTTGGTTCGAAAATGGTTTATTCTTAAAATCGCAGAATTTTCTGGCGATGAAATTAATCTTGAAACAGATAAAAATGGCAAGAAATTGCAGGAAAATTTAAGGTATGATTTTGATTTTTATGATAAGGTTTTTGTTGAAAGTTTTAGCGGTAAATTTGATGCAAATGATATTAAATTTTTGCGACTAATGGTTTCAAGCGAGCCAAAAGTTGTTTCAAAAATTAAAGGTTGTGACATTTTTTTGAACAAAATTGAAGAGATAATCCCAAGATTTTAA
- the ftsE gene encoding cell division ATP-binding protein FtsE encodes MILLDRVTKVYGNSKTPAINRVSLHIKPKEFVILVGTSGAGKSSLLKMLTREEKQTSGKIVVGGIDYDKLRDKDIPLLRRRIGVIFQDFKLLPNRTVFENVAFALEIAGMTNHEIKATVPKVIKLVGLEGKEGNFPHQLSGGERQRVAIARAIARQPKILIADEPTGNLDPKHSWDIIRLLEKINDYGTTVVLTTHNVEIVNKLKRRVITLNGGKITHDQSQGEYRQ; translated from the coding sequence ATGATATTATTAGATCGTGTGACAAAAGTTTATGGTAATTCAAAAACTCCTGCGATTAACAGGGTTAGCCTTCATATTAAGCCAAAAGAGTTTGTTATTTTGGTTGGAACGAGTGGTGCGGGAAAATCCTCACTTTTAAAAATGCTCACTCGTGAAGAAAAACAAACCAGCGGTAAAATTGTTGTTGGTGGAATTGATTATGACAAATTGCGAGATAAGGATATTCCACTTTTGCGGCGCCGAATTGGTGTGATTTTTCAAGATTTTAAGCTTTTGCCAAATCGAACCGTTTTCGAAAATGTAGCTTTTGCGCTTGAAATTGCCGGAATGACTAATCATGAGATTAAAGCGACTGTTCCAAAAGTTATTAAACTTGTTGGTCTTGAAGGAAAAGAGGGAAATTTTCCACATCAGTTAAGTGGTGGTGAAAGGCAACGTGTAGCGATTGCCCGGGCAATCGCTCGCCAGCCAAAAATTCTAATTGCCGATGAGCCAACAGGGAATCTTGACCCAAAGCATAGTTGGGACATTATTAGACTACTTGAAAAAATTAATGATTACGGAACAACAGTTGTCTTAACTACGCATAATGTTGAAATTGTAAATAAACTTAAACGGCGTGTAATTACCTTAAATGGTGGAAAAATTACTCACGACCAATCACAAGGGGAGTATAGGCAATAA
- a CDS encoding CHAP domain-containing protein, with protein MKKIKKKNLVINGAISLGVVVAGVIAALPKSAEAEKSVEQLDKEIKALESQISGAESRASDLRNKAQTLQNELSGIENEKATIQSQIAIYQKQYEKLQLEIKNNEESIERNRNALGSILAAMSLEDNITPIERIAGSNNLSKALDNFEYQSAVKSQLVEKVDSIKRAKAELEKQRDEVKVALTNQQQAESALQEKIRQQNELIAQTKNDEAEYTKYANERNSQKAALQKQQQDMIQAQILRAARAAGSGSLPQAIAGTSSYPWNDANCFVDANAVSYGGADGNGTDGYGYGCRQCVSYVAWKLRATKGINAAYWGNAKDVPASARRAGFRTGSTPKVGSFGVMSGGQYGHIVWVEAVNGNMVTISQYNYFVNGRWGQFSTMTVPASTYDTYVYFD; from the coding sequence ATGAAAAAGATTAAGAAGAAGAATTTAGTGATAAATGGCGCAATTTCTCTTGGAGTTGTTGTTGCTGGTGTTATTGCGGCTTTGCCAAAAAGTGCTGAAGCCGAGAAGAGCGTTGAACAGCTCGATAAAGAAATTAAAGCTCTGGAATCTCAAATTAGTGGTGCGGAATCTCGTGCGAGCGATCTTAGAAATAAAGCGCAAACACTTCAAAATGAGCTTAGCGGTATTGAAAATGAAAAAGCTACAATTCAATCGCAAATTGCAATATATCAAAAACAATATGAAAAGCTACAGCTTGAAATTAAAAATAATGAAGAGAGTATTGAACGAAATCGAAATGCTTTGGGTTCTATTTTGGCGGCAATGTCGCTTGAAGATAATATCACACCAATTGAACGGATCGCAGGAAGCAACAATCTTTCGAAAGCGCTTGATAATTTTGAATATCAAAGTGCAGTTAAAAGCCAGTTGGTTGAAAAGGTTGATAGTATTAAGCGAGCGAAAGCTGAACTTGAAAAGCAGCGAGATGAAGTTAAAGTTGCTTTAACTAACCAGCAGCAAGCTGAATCTGCGCTTCAAGAAAAAATTCGCCAGCAGAATGAATTAATTGCTCAAACTAAAAATGATGAAGCAGAATATACAAAATATGCGAACGAGCGAAACTCACAAAAAGCAGCTCTTCAAAAACAGCAGCAAGATATGATTCAGGCTCAAATTTTGCGAGCAGCTCGAGCAGCCGGTAGTGGGTCTCTTCCACAGGCTATTGCTGGAACAAGCAGTTACCCTTGGAATGATGCAAACTGTTTTGTTGATGCGAATGCAGTAAGTTATGGCGGTGCAGATGGAAATGGAACAGATGGCTATGGCTATGGTTGTCGCCAATGTGTGAGCTATGTTGCATGGAAATTACGTGCAACGAAAGGTATTAACGCTGCATATTGGGGTAATGCTAAAGATGTGCCAGCTAGCGCACGGCGAGCAGGATTCCGAACTGGAAGTACTCCAAAAGTTGGATCATTCGGCGTAATGAGCGGCGGTCAATATGGTCACATTGTTTGGGTTGAGGCTGTGAATGGTAATATGGTTACGATTTCGCAGTATAATTACTTTGTTAATGGTAGATGGGGTCAATTCTCAACAATGACCGTACCTGCAAGCACTTATGATACATATGTGTATTTCGATTAA
- a CDS encoding permease-like cell division protein FtsX, translating into MREENLKHHKIKGSQVQQGRKKQNSKVIMQHKQRRRKTLTLWRITKYGANSFVRNAWLSVAATAVMTVTLVIIFGSLLARSILMDTVDDIKNKVDMSIYLKKGVSNSDILKMQKAIKDLPSVTDITYISPQEARDRFARKNSADADIRKALIESNNEFFGIFNVKLVDISNSTELKNLVENNKLIKSNLDPDHPPTYASDRNEIIKNISNTINFAEKVGILAGSIFVIIASLIIFNTIRMAIFNRREEIYMMKLIGANKSFIAGPFLVEAVICGTIAAILASIIGYTIIFLSKSRLEAYGIIISPVISFLQVYGFLVVLGLVVVGSFIGVVSAFTATRKYLKI; encoded by the coding sequence ATGAGAGAGGAAAATTTAAAACATCATAAAATTAAAGGCTCTCAAGTGCAGCAAGGTAGAAAAAAACAAAATTCGAAAGTTATTATGCAACATAAACAGCGTCGCCGCAAAACTTTAACTCTTTGGCGAATTACAAAATATGGTGCAAATAGCTTTGTTCGAAATGCTTGGCTTTCGGTTGCCGCAACTGCTGTGATGACTGTTACTTTGGTGATTATTTTTGGTTCACTCCTTGCACGTTCAATTTTGATGGATACGGTTGATGACATTAAAAATAAAGTCGATATGTCTATCTATCTTAAAAAAGGTGTTTCAAATTCTGATATTTTAAAAATGCAAAAAGCAATTAAAGATTTACCTTCAGTTACAGATATAACATACATTTCACCACAAGAGGCACGTGATAGATTTGCTCGAAAAAATTCGGCTGATGCGGATATTCGAAAAGCCTTAATTGAATCGAACAATGAATTTTTTGGAATTTTTAATGTTAAACTTGTGGATATTTCGAATTCAACAGAGTTAAAAAATCTTGTTGAAAATAATAAGCTAATTAAATCAAATCTCGATCCAGATCATCCACCAACATATGCAAGTGATCGAAACGAGATTATTAAAAATATCTCAAATACAATTAATTTTGCTGAAAAAGTTGGAATTTTAGCTGGCTCAATTTTTGTAATCATTGCTAGTTTAATTATTTTTAATACAATTCGAATGGCTATTTTTAACCGTAGAGAAGAGATTTATATGATGAAATTAATTGGTGCAAATAAAAGTTTTATTGCTGGACCATTTTTGGTTGAAGCAGTGATTTGTGGAACAATCGCAGCAATTTTAGCCTCAATAATTGGCTATACTATAATTTTTCTTTCGAAATCTCGGCTCGAAGCTTATGGAATTATCATTTCGCCTGTAATTTCATTCTTGCAAGTTTATGGATTTTTGGTTGTTCTGGGGCTGGTAGTTGTTGGTTCATTTATTGGCGTTGTTTCAGCATTTACGGCAACAAGAAAATATCTAAAAATATAG
- a CDS encoding glycine--tRNA ligase, translated as MKNEDLMDKIVSLAKRRGFIWQGSEVYGGMRGTWDYGPLGLALKRKIMNEWWEFFVENREDMFGVDAAIIMNPKVWQASGHAATFADPLVEDLKTGERYRADHLLKDAGIEAEGLSNEKITEIIREQGLKSPKGNELSEVRSFNMMFQTNVGAVVNENSTAYLRPETAQGIFTNYKNVVDSFYPSLPFGLAQQGKAFRNEISPRDFVFRSREFEQMEIEYFVDPENWEAEFEKLLRLVRKFLTEKMCLPQSSLYELEVPEEDRAHYSKRTVDFEFNYPIGKEELMGIAYRTDFDLANIQRASGKNMEYTDKQTRKKFIPHVIEPSFGVERLLMAILSNAYREVETDGKTRIFLALPENLAPTKIIVAPLLKNKEALVEKAREIYLELRQKYKNVEFDLSGKVGKVYAKADEIGVPKVVVIDFDTIEGDGSVSVRNRDDASQIRVKSSEI; from the coding sequence ATGAAGAACGAAGATTTGATGGACAAAATTGTTAGTCTTGCTAAACGGCGGGGTTTTATTTGGCAAGGTAGTGAAGTTTATGGTGGAATGCGCGGAACTTGGGACTACGGCCCACTTGGGCTAGCTTTAAAGCGCAAAATTATGAATGAATGGTGGGAATTCTTTGTTGAAAATCGTGAAGACATGTTTGGCGTTGATGCTGCAATAATCATGAATCCAAAAGTTTGGCAGGCGAGTGGTCATGCTGCAACTTTTGCCGACCCTTTGGTGGAAGATTTAAAAACAGGCGAGCGATATCGTGCTGATCACCTTTTAAAAGATGCCGGAATTGAGGCGGAAGGACTTTCAAACGAGAAAATTACTGAAATCATCCGTGAGCAAGGCTTGAAATCGCCAAAAGGAAATGAACTTAGTGAAGTTCGAAGTTTCAACATGATGTTTCAAACTAATGTTGGTGCAGTGGTGAATGAGAATTCAACCGCGTATCTTCGACCAGAAACTGCTCAGGGAATTTTTACTAATTACAAAAATGTAGTTGATTCGTTTTATCCAAGTTTGCCATTTGGTCTTGCGCAACAAGGAAAAGCTTTTCGAAACGAGATTTCGCCCCGAGATTTTGTTTTTCGTTCTCGCGAGTTTGAACAAATGGAGATTGAATATTTTGTAGATCCTGAGAATTGGGAAGCTGAATTTGAAAAATTGCTTAGGCTAGTTCGAAAATTCTTAACTGAAAAAATGTGCTTGCCACAAAGTTCACTATATGAACTTGAAGTTCCAGAAGAAGACCGCGCGCATTATTCAAAACGCACTGTTGATTTTGAATTTAATTATCCAATCGGCAAAGAAGAGCTGATGGGGATTGCTTATCGCACTGATTTTGATCTTGCTAATATCCAGCGGGCAAGTGGCAAGAATATGGAATATACTGATAAGCAAACGCGCAAAAAGTTCATTCCTCATGTGATTGAGCCAAGTTTTGGCGTTGAACGGCTTTTGATGGCGATTCTTTCTAATGCTTATCGCGAGGTTGAAACCGATGGCAAAACTCGTATTTTTTTGGCATTACCTGAAAATCTTGCTCCAACAAAAATCATTGTGGCACCACTTCTTAAAAATAAAGAAGCTTTGGTTGAAAAAGCACGAGAAATCTATCTTGAACTTCGCCAAAAATACAAAAATGTTGAATTTGATTTGAGCGGAAAAGTTGGAAAAGTTTATGCCAAGGCTGATGAAATCGGTGTACCAAAAGTTGTTGTAATTGATTTTGACACAATTGAGGGCGATGGCTCGGTGAGTGTTCGAAATCGAGATGACGCCTCGCAAATTCGCGTAAAATCGAGCGAGATTTAA
- a CDS encoding S41 family peptidase: MDRGKKVERSTLVLVSVFMLVLGFAGGSRIDDIRNLIAPVFGLKKVERIDFSNVEKTYQALASNFDGEIDKQKIIDGASKGLVEAVGDKYTEYMTSKEAEEFNKSLSGDVGTGIGVELAKDGDSVKVVRVLAKNPAESAGILAGDVISKVNGEDVSKENTSEISKKIRGDAGTTVKIGVVRGNEKKEFSVTRAKIENPSVELTKKDGVATLSIYRFDNETGVLAKKYAEEIKNEGISKVILDLRGNGGGYVQAAKTVASLWLEKNALIVSEKTGSKTVEEIRATGDNPLKGTKTVILLDGSSASASEIVAGALKEYKAAQIVGEKSYGKGSVQTTIDMPNGALLKVTIAKWFTPGGKNISNNGISPDIKVSAPKGESYLLNDIQKNKALEILK; this comes from the coding sequence ATGGATAGAGGTAAAAAAGTTGAACGCTCAACGCTAGTTTTGGTTTCAGTTTTCATGCTGGTTTTAGGCTTTGCGGGTGGCTCAAGAATAGATGATATTAGAAATTTAATTGCGCCAGTTTTTGGGTTGAAAAAGGTTGAAAGAATAGATTTTTCGAATGTCGAAAAAACTTATCAAGCTTTAGCCTCAAATTTTGATGGTGAAATTGATAAACAAAAAATTATTGATGGTGCTTCGAAAGGTTTAGTTGAAGCGGTGGGAGACAAATATACGGAGTATATGACTTCTAAAGAAGCCGAAGAATTCAATAAGAGCTTAAGTGGTGACGTTGGAACGGGAATTGGTGTTGAGCTCGCAAAAGATGGCGATTCTGTTAAAGTTGTGCGAGTTTTAGCTAAAAATCCAGCCGAAAGTGCAGGAATTTTAGCAGGCGATGTAATTTCGAAAGTCAATGGTGAAGATGTTTCGAAAGAAAATACTTCTGAAATTAGCAAAAAAATTCGTGGAGATGCTGGAACAACTGTTAAGATTGGTGTAGTTCGTGGCAATGAAAAGAAAGAATTCTCAGTAACTCGTGCAAAAATTGAAAATCCAAGCGTAGAACTCACGAAGAAAGACGGCGTTGCAACACTTTCAATTTATCGATTTGATAATGAAACTGGTGTTTTGGCGAAAAAATATGCTGAAGAAATTAAAAATGAGGGAATTTCAAAAGTTATTTTAGATTTGCGTGGAAATGGCGGCGGATATGTTCAAGCTGCAAAAACTGTTGCGAGCTTGTGGCTTGAAAAAAATGCTTTGATCGTTAGTGAAAAAACTGGTTCAAAAACGGTTGAGGAGATTCGAGCGACTGGTGACAATCCTTTGAAGGGTACTAAAACTGTAATTCTGCTTGACGGCTCCTCGGCTAGTGCAAGTGAAATCGTTGCAGGCGCTTTAAAAGAATATAAAGCTGCTCAAATTGTTGGTGAAAAATCTTATGGTAAGGGAAGTGTTCAAACTACTATTGATATGCCAAACGGAGCTTTATTGAAAGTTACGATCGCGAAATGGTTTACGCCAGGTGGAAAAAATATTTCGAATAATGGGATTTCACCAGATATTAAAGTGAGCGCACCAAAGGGCGAAAGTTATTTATTAAACGATATTCAAAAAAACAAGGCGTTAGAAATTTTAAAATAA
- a CDS encoding response regulator produces the protein MEARKKILLVEDDEVLASVYRARLEMEDFEVMEVHDGEQALTAALRYRPDLMILDAMMPKISGFDVLDILRNTPETMNLQIIMLTALSQESDRERAEKLGVDEYLVKSQVMISDVIEKVREHLGIGEDY, from the coding sequence ATGGAAGCAAGAAAAAAGATCTTATTAGTCGAAGATGATGAGGTTTTGGCTAGCGTATATCGTGCAAGGCTTGAGATGGAAGATTTTGAAGTTATGGAAGTTCATGACGGCGAGCAAGCGTTGACTGCAGCTTTAAGATATCGTCCAGATTTAATGATTCTTGATGCAATGATGCCAAAAATCTCGGGCTTTGATGTGTTAGATATTCTTAGAAATACTCCTGAAACAATGAATCTGCAAATTATTATGCTTACTGCTTTAAGCCAAGAAAGTGATCGTGAGCGAGCTGAAAAACTTGGCGTTGATGAATATCTTGTTAAGTCTCAGGTGATGATTTCAGATGTGATTGAGAAAGTTCGTGAACATTTGGGCATTGGTGAGGATTACTAA
- a CDS encoding HAMP domain-containing histidine kinase: protein MDEREFLNLVAKESSFLIAAHEMKTPLSIIRQLSLTLNDEETELSNSEKSRILRQIDITSERALRLVQDLTRISKLEDAMFELEPINSKKICNDVVAEIADVFKLHGRVIRFKNVRKNELIMANYELLRSILMNFSDNALYSSNEKSEVEIKISNIGEKVRISVRDYGEELPLSIWRSIKKQNHQPVRANSRPQSSGLGIFIAQSFAAAMGAKIGVIRHRDGNTFYVDLNRSGQLSLL, encoded by the coding sequence ATGGATGAGCGGGAGTTTTTAAATCTGGTAGCAAAAGAAAGTAGTTTTCTTATTGCTGCTCACGAGATGAAAACCCCGCTTTCAATTATTCGCCAGCTTTCTTTAACTTTAAATGATGAGGAGACTGAGCTTTCTAATTCTGAAAAAAGCCGAATTCTACGCCAAATTGACATCACTAGTGAAAGGGCTTTGCGACTCGTTCAAGATTTAACTAGAATTTCAAAACTTGAAGATGCAATGTTCGAGCTTGAGCCTATAAATTCAAAAAAAATCTGTAATGATGTGGTTGCAGAAATTGCCGATGTCTTCAAACTTCATGGTAGAGTTATTAGGTTTAAAAATGTTCGAAAAAATGAGTTAATCATGGCGAATTATGAATTGCTTCGTTCAATTTTGATGAACTTCTCAGATAACGCACTTTATTCTTCGAACGAAAAGAGCGAAGTTGAGATTAAAATTTCAAATATTGGTGAAAAAGTTCGAATTTCAGTTCGAGATTATGGCGAAGAATTACCGCTTTCAATTTGGCGTTCAATTAAAAAACAGAATCATCAGCCAGTTCGAGCGAATTCTCGGCCGCAGAGTTCTGGCTTGGGTATTTTTATTGCTCAAAGTTTTGCGGCGGCAATGGGAGCAAAAATCGGTGTGATCCGCCATCGTGATGGAAACACTTTTTATGTTGATTTAAACCGTTCTGGTCAGTTGAGTTTATTGTGA
- a CDS encoding bL27 family ribosomal protein, with product MSKVKAGGTSKNIHNNAGQRLGVKRFGGQKVNEGEVLVRQTGATKLAGEGTYMSRNFTIHAKQNGVVKFKQIQKRKFTGKTERRTVVEVVAA from the coding sequence ATGTCAAAAGTTAAAGCTGGTGGTACAAGTAAGAATATCCACAATAACGCTGGCCAACGCTTAGGCGTAAAACGATTTGGCGGTCAAAAAGTCAATGAGGGTGAAGTTCTCGTTCGACAAACTGGCGCAACCAAATTAGCTGGTGAAGGAACTTACATGAGCCGAAACTTTACAATCCACGCTAAGCAAAACGGTGTTGTGAAGTTCAAACAAATTCAAAAGCGAAAATTTACTGGCAAGACAGAACGACGTACAGTTGTAGAAGTTGTTGCTGCGTAA